From the genome of Mycobacterium sp. 050128, one region includes:
- a CDS encoding HdeD family acid-resistance protein, whose protein sequence is MCHSEAMQPSPVPTMLPHLWKSTLVSGVLTLIVGVLVLAWPGISVLAAAIAFGVYLLITGVAQVVFAFSLHVSAGSRILLFISGAASLILAVLAFRHFGQGYAVLLLAIWIGIGFIFRGVATTVSAISHPTLPGRGWSIFVGVITLIAGVVVLASPIASIITLAIVVGIWLAVIGVFEVIASFGIRKASKELGNGVGSA, encoded by the coding sequence CTGTGCCACAGTGAGGCTATGCAGCCCAGCCCTGTTCCAACCATGTTGCCGCATCTGTGGAAATCCACGCTGGTATCGGGAGTCCTGACGCTGATCGTCGGTGTCCTGGTGCTGGCGTGGCCGGGGATATCCGTCCTGGCCGCCGCGATCGCCTTTGGCGTCTATCTGCTGATTACCGGTGTCGCACAAGTCGTATTCGCTTTCAGTCTGCATGTTTCGGCGGGCAGTCGCATCCTGCTGTTCATCAGCGGTGCCGCGTCGCTGATCCTGGCCGTGCTGGCATTTCGCCACTTCGGCCAGGGGTACGCGGTCCTGTTGCTGGCCATCTGGATTGGCATCGGATTCATCTTCCGTGGTGTGGCCACAACGGTTTCCGCGATCAGCCATCCGACACTGCCGGGACGCGGCTGGTCGATTTTCGTCGGCGTCATCACACTGATCGCCGGTGTTGTCGTGCTGGCATCTCCGATCGCATCGATCATCACGCTGGCGATCGTTGTCGGGATTTGGCTGGCCGTCATCGGCGTGTTCGAAGTGATCGCGTCCTTCGGAATCCGCAAGGCCTCCAAAGAACTCGGGAATGGCGTCGGAAGCGCCTAA
- a CDS encoding adenylate/guanylate cyclase domain-containing protein, translating to MVPKKCGAPPNSSDGSARPDCKAAVRAENRARKDHYADSHDRRSRVLNINAMMAVVVSLLFGILGIWTGSFAQRTQLITLIAAMIFLTVPWLHRFGELVAPLTYIVSAYLVIFFICWEVGTGSGVQYYYIANASLVVLQLGIERIGLAALLAGVGAGLVIALQFLVPRSTGLEQPWAERTSFVITTVSACTMAVVTVWFALRDTKRAEAVMESEYERSEALLANMLPSSVADRLKEPERDVIADRYEEASVLFADMVGFTERASSTAPCDLVKFLDRVYGAFDELLDKHGLEKIKVSGDSYMVVSGVPRPRPDHVQALADFALDMVAAAAKIKDAQGLSVPLRVGFATGTVVAGVVGSRRFFYDVWGDAVNVAARMESTDSVGQIQVPEDVYERLKDEFVLRERGRIEVKGKGVMHTWYLIGRKPAAAESGDMAAENPRTTHGATV from the coding sequence GTGGTGCCTAAGAAATGCGGGGCCCCGCCAAACTCGTCAGATGGCTCGGCGCGACCGGACTGCAAAGCAGCGGTGCGGGCCGAGAATCGCGCCCGCAAAGACCACTACGCGGATAGCCACGACCGTCGCTCCCGGGTGCTCAATATCAACGCGATGATGGCGGTAGTCGTCAGCCTGCTTTTCGGGATCCTGGGCATCTGGACCGGGTCCTTTGCACAGCGAACCCAATTGATCACGCTGATCGCCGCGATGATCTTCCTCACCGTCCCGTGGCTGCACCGCTTCGGGGAACTGGTTGCGCCGCTGACCTACATCGTCTCGGCGTATCTAGTCATCTTCTTCATCTGCTGGGAGGTCGGCACCGGCTCCGGCGTCCAGTACTACTACATCGCCAACGCGAGCCTGGTGGTGCTGCAGCTCGGCATCGAACGAATCGGCCTGGCCGCGCTGCTGGCAGGCGTCGGTGCCGGGCTGGTGATCGCGCTGCAGTTCCTGGTCCCCCGCTCGACCGGGCTCGAGCAGCCCTGGGCCGAGCGGACGAGCTTTGTCATCACGACGGTCTCGGCCTGCACAATGGCGGTGGTGACGGTGTGGTTCGCGCTGCGCGACACCAAGCGCGCCGAAGCCGTCATGGAGTCGGAGTACGAGCGGTCGGAAGCCTTGTTGGCCAACATGTTGCCGTCCAGCGTCGCCGACCGGCTCAAAGAACCCGAGCGCGACGTGATCGCCGACCGATACGAAGAGGCCTCGGTGCTGTTCGCCGACATGGTCGGCTTCACCGAGCGCGCCAGCTCGACCGCACCGTGCGACCTCGTCAAGTTCCTGGACCGGGTCTATGGCGCCTTCGACGAACTGCTGGACAAGCACGGGCTGGAGAAGATCAAAGTCAGCGGAGACTCCTACATGGTGGTCAGCGGAGTCCCGCGGCCCCGGCCCGACCACGTGCAAGCGCTGGCCGACTTTGCCCTCGACATGGTCGCGGCCGCCGCGAAAATCAAAGATGCACAAGGACTTTCGGTGCCGCTACGCGTCGGCTTCGCGACGGGCACCGTGGTCGCGGGCGTCGTGGGGTCGCGACGCTTCTTCTACGACGTGTGGGGCGACGCGGTCAATGTCGCGGCCCGGATGGAATCGACGGACTCGGTGGGACAGATTCAAGTGCCCGAGGACGTGTACGAGCGCCTGAAGGACGAGTTCGTGCTGCGCGAGCGTGGCCGGATCGAGGTCAAAGGCAAAGGCGTGATGCACACCTGGTACCTGATCGGCCGCAAGCCGGCGGCCGCCGAATCCGGTGACATGGCCGCCGAAAATCCCCGAACGACGCACGGCGCCACGGTCTAA
- a CDS encoding cytochrome ubiquinol oxidase subunit I, with protein MNVVDISRWQFGITTVYHFVFVPLTIGLAPLVAVMQTVWVATGNTAWYRLTKFFGKLLLINFAIGVATGIVQEFQFGMNWSEYSRFVGDIFGAPLAMEGLAAFFFESTFLGLWIFGWSRLPRLVHLACIWIVAIAVNVSAFFIISANSFMQHPVGAHYNPATKRAELDSIGAFLSNNTARAAFSHAVNGSLLTAATFVAAVSAWWLIRAQKTGNVDLGKVFRPAAILGCWVALFATVGLFFTGDQQGKLMFQQQPMKMASAESLCNTETDPDFSILTVGSHNNCDSITRVIQVPYVLPFLAESKFTGVTLQGVRDIQQDSQRKFGPNDYRPNLFVTYWSFRMMIGLMAIPVLFALATLWLTRGGRTPTQSWYSWFALLTIPTPFLANSAGWVFTEMGRQPWLVVPNPTGDQQVRLTVSQGVSDHAAGMVVTSLVLFTLVYAVLAVIWFWLLKRYVAEGPMEHDAEPAPPKAPGDDEVAPLSFAY; from the coding sequence ATGAATGTCGTCGACATTTCGCGGTGGCAGTTCGGTATCACCACCGTCTACCACTTCGTCTTTGTGCCGCTCACGATCGGCCTGGCCCCTTTGGTCGCCGTCATGCAGACCGTGTGGGTGGCCACCGGCAATACCGCCTGGTACCGCCTGACCAAGTTCTTCGGCAAGCTGCTCCTGATCAACTTCGCGATCGGGGTGGCGACCGGGATCGTGCAGGAGTTCCAGTTCGGCATGAACTGGAGCGAATACTCGCGGTTCGTCGGCGACATCTTCGGCGCCCCACTCGCGATGGAAGGCCTGGCCGCCTTCTTCTTCGAATCCACCTTCCTGGGTTTGTGGATCTTCGGCTGGAGCAGATTGCCGCGACTGGTGCACCTGGCCTGCATCTGGATCGTCGCAATCGCCGTCAACGTGTCCGCGTTCTTCATCATCTCGGCGAATTCGTTTATGCAGCATCCGGTTGGTGCGCACTACAACCCGGCGACCAAGCGCGCCGAGTTGGACAGCATCGGGGCGTTCCTCAGCAATAACACCGCCCGTGCGGCGTTTTCACACGCGGTCAACGGCTCGTTGCTGACCGCCGCCACCTTCGTCGCCGCGGTGAGCGCCTGGTGGCTGATTCGCGCGCAGAAGACAGGGAACGTGGATCTCGGCAAAGTGTTTCGTCCGGCGGCGATCCTCGGGTGTTGGGTGGCACTGTTCGCCACCGTCGGGCTGTTCTTCACCGGCGACCAGCAGGGCAAGCTGATGTTCCAGCAGCAGCCGATGAAAATGGCATCGGCGGAATCGTTGTGCAACACCGAAACCGATCCGGACTTCTCTATCCTGACGGTCGGTTCGCACAACAACTGCGACAGCATCACCCGCGTGATCCAGGTGCCCTACGTCTTGCCGTTCCTCGCCGAGAGCAAATTCACCGGTGTGACGTTGCAGGGCGTACGCGACATACAGCAAGACTCTCAACGCAAGTTCGGACCAAATGACTACCGGCCCAACCTATTCGTCACGTATTGGTCGTTCCGCATGATGATCGGCTTGATGGCGATCCCGGTGCTGTTCGCGCTCGCCACCTTGTGGCTGACCCGCGGCGGCCGCACCCCCACCCAATCGTGGTACTCCTGGTTCGCGCTACTGACCATCCCGACTCCGTTCCTGGCCAACAGCGCCGGATGGGTGTTCACGGAAATGGGCCGCCAGCCATGGCTTGTGGTGCCGAATCCGACCGGCGACCAGCAGGTCCGGCTGACGGTCAGCCAAGGCGTATCGGATCACGCGGCCGGCATGGTCGTCACCTCGCTGGTGCTATTCACCCTTGTCTACGCGGTGCTCGCGGTCATCTGGTTCTGGCTGCTGAAGCGCTACGTCGCCGAGGGGCCGATGGAACACGATGCGGAACCCGCACCGCCGAAGGCACCCGGCGACGACGAAGTGGCCCCGCTGTCGTTCGCCTACTGA